The following are encoded in a window of Amycolatopsis lexingtonensis genomic DNA:
- a CDS encoding helix-turn-helix domain-containing protein, whose protein sequence is MTDEPNLLGDHLRARRELLSPEQAGIPAGGLRRVPGLRREEVAQLAGISADYYLRLEQGRDRNPSRQVLEAIARVLQLDDDTTAYLIGLTGQQPRLRPLKRGRRRRKETVPPGMVKFLAAVGLPAFVEGRYLDVLAANQLAETISPRLVAGANRLRDVFLDPAERALFPDWHLATRDLVAGFRQSVGTETDDPRFIELVGELSLASPRFRELWARHDVANRRGATVRFDHPQVGELVLNREKLELSDAPGLVLAVYHPDPGTDAADKLALLGSAALAPAPPLRKDVRS, encoded by the coding sequence GTGACCGACGAACCGAACCTCCTGGGCGATCACCTCCGCGCCCGCCGGGAGCTGCTTTCGCCCGAGCAGGCGGGTATCCCGGCCGGCGGCCTGCGGCGGGTGCCGGGGCTGCGCCGGGAAGAGGTCGCGCAGCTGGCCGGCATCAGCGCCGACTACTACCTGCGCCTGGAGCAGGGCCGCGACCGCAACCCGTCGCGGCAGGTCCTCGAAGCGATCGCCCGCGTGCTGCAGCTGGACGACGACACCACGGCGTACCTGATCGGCCTCACCGGGCAACAGCCTCGGCTGCGTCCTTTGAAACGAGGGCGACGGCGCCGGAAGGAGACCGTCCCGCCCGGCATGGTCAAGTTCCTGGCGGCGGTCGGGCTGCCCGCGTTCGTCGAGGGCCGCTACCTCGACGTGCTGGCGGCCAACCAGCTCGCCGAGACGATCTCGCCGCGGCTCGTCGCGGGCGCGAACCGGCTGCGGGACGTGTTCCTCGACCCGGCCGAGCGGGCCCTCTTCCCCGACTGGCACCTCGCCACCCGCGACCTGGTGGCGGGGTTCCGCCAGTCGGTCGGTACCGAGACCGACGACCCGCGGTTCATCGAGCTCGTCGGCGAGCTTTCCCTGGCCAGTCCCCGGTTCCGGGAGCTGTGGGCCCGCCACGACGTCGCGAACCGGCGGGGCGCGACCGTGCGCTTCGACCACCCGCAGGTCGGCGAACTGGTGCTGAACCGGGAAAAGCTGGAGCTCAGCGACGCGCCGGGGCTCGTGCTCGCGGTCTACCACCCCGATCCCGGCACCGACGCCGCGGACAAGCTGGCCCTCCTCGGTTCCGCCGCGCTCGCGCCGGCCCCACCCCTCCGAAAGGATGTTCGATCATGA
- a CDS encoding SDR family NAD(P)-dependent oxidoreductase gives MTKLALVTGATSGIGRAFAERLAADGHDLVLVGRRQERLDEFAAAHTEVKVRTVAADLSTDEGIDAVADIAGAEPLDVLVNNAGVAHYMPFADLPADKARELVKVKVLAPTLLARAAVAGMVERGRGAIVNVAGMIAFSGPAPQARLPRRTVYAGTLAHLVTMSQTLSAELDGTGVRVQVVCPGVVATEFHSRQGLDLSAVPRMSAADVVSASLRGLGLGEVVCAPGVEDAGLLESVFGAELAAFGGQSPELASRYRPA, from the coding sequence ATGACCAAGCTCGCCCTCGTCACCGGCGCCACGTCGGGCATCGGCCGGGCGTTCGCCGAGCGCCTGGCCGCCGACGGCCACGACCTGGTGCTCGTCGGCCGGCGCCAGGAGCGGCTCGACGAGTTCGCCGCCGCGCACACCGAAGTCAAGGTCCGCACGGTGGCCGCCGACCTGTCCACCGACGAAGGCATCGACGCCGTCGCGGACATCGCCGGCGCCGAACCGCTCGACGTGCTGGTGAACAACGCCGGGGTGGCGCACTACATGCCGTTCGCCGACCTCCCCGCGGACAAGGCCCGCGAGCTGGTCAAGGTCAAGGTCCTCGCCCCCACGCTGCTCGCGCGCGCGGCCGTGGCGGGCATGGTCGAACGCGGCCGGGGCGCGATCGTGAACGTGGCGGGGATGATCGCCTTCAGCGGACCCGCCCCGCAGGCGCGGCTGCCGCGGCGGACGGTCTACGCCGGGACCCTCGCCCACCTCGTCACGATGTCGCAGACGCTCAGTGCCGAACTGGACGGCACCGGCGTCCGCGTGCAGGTCGTGTGCCCGGGGGTCGTCGCGACCGAGTTCCACTCGCGCCAAGGTCTGGACCTGAGCGCGGTGCCGCGGATGAGCGCGGCCGACGTCGTTTCGGCTTCGCTGCGCGGGCTCGGACTCGGCGAGGTCGTGTGCGCGCCGGGCGTGGAAGACGCCGGGCTGCTGGAGTCGGTCTTCGGGGCCGAGCTGGCGGCCTTCGGCGGCCAGAGCCCCGAACTCGCGAGCCGTTACCGCCCCGCCTGA
- a CDS encoding MarR family winged helix-turn-helix transcriptional regulator has protein sequence MSSADRPRALLRWPTYLMGRLHRGGVARIDEELAAIGTSLRDFYVLVCVGEYGPLSQQSVADRLGLDRSDLVKVLDRLEAAGWVVRERDTEDRRRHVLTLTGAGREVVAKTEEISGAVTDELLARLTPRERETLHRLLLKASGDQAGR, from the coding sequence ATGTCCTCCGCCGACCGCCCCCGGGCCCTGCTGCGCTGGCCGACCTACCTGATGGGCCGCCTCCACCGCGGCGGCGTCGCGCGGATCGACGAAGAGCTGGCGGCGATCGGCACGTCGTTGCGTGACTTCTACGTCCTGGTCTGCGTCGGCGAATACGGCCCGCTGTCTCAGCAGTCCGTCGCCGACCGCCTCGGCCTCGACCGCAGCGACCTGGTGAAGGTGCTCGACCGCCTGGAGGCCGCGGGCTGGGTAGTGCGCGAACGGGACACCGAAGACCGGCGCCGGCACGTGCTGACGTTGACCGGCGCCGGCCGGGAGGTGGTGGCGAAGACCGAGGAGATCTCGGGCGCGGTGACCGATGAGCTGCTCGCGCGGCTGACCCCGCGCGAGCGGGAAACCCTGCACCGGTTGCTGCTGAAGGCTTCCGGGGATCAGGCGGGGCGGTAA
- a CDS encoding SDR family NAD(P)-dependent oxidoreductase produces the protein MNESKVALVTGASRAQGLGFAVARELATRGYHAVLAGRNLEQTRDLAALLAAEGLSADAVRLDITDPEDIAACVEHLRDTAGRLDALVNNAANMPDFTVTSLLDADIAAARASYDVVVLGSLALTQACLPLLRAAPAARIVNVSSGAAAQIGAGVEAVRAPGYALAKYALEGLTSALAAELRGSGIHVEAVDPGSVATHPERGDDADDRSPAEAALDIAAAVTGESTKD, from the coding sequence ATGAACGAATCCAAAGTCGCCCTCGTCACCGGCGCGAGCCGGGCGCAGGGGCTCGGCTTCGCCGTCGCCCGCGAACTCGCCACCCGCGGCTACCACGCCGTGCTTGCCGGCCGGAACCTCGAGCAGACCCGGGACTTGGCCGCCCTGCTGGCCGCCGAAGGGCTCTCCGCCGACGCCGTGCGCCTCGACATCACCGACCCCGAAGACATCGCCGCCTGCGTCGAGCACCTCCGCGACACGGCCGGACGGCTTGACGCGCTGGTCAACAACGCGGCGAACATGCCCGACTTCACCGTGACCTCCCTGCTGGACGCGGACATCGCCGCCGCCCGCGCCTCCTACGACGTCGTCGTCCTCGGTTCCTTGGCCCTCACCCAGGCCTGCCTGCCGCTGCTGCGGGCCGCGCCCGCGGCCCGGATCGTCAACGTCTCCAGCGGCGCCGCCGCGCAGATCGGCGCCGGCGTCGAGGCCGTCCGCGCACCCGGGTACGCGCTGGCCAAGTACGCCCTCGAAGGCCTGACCTCGGCTCTCGCCGCCGAACTGCGCGGCAGCGGCATCCACGTCGAAGCGGTCGATCCCGGCTCGGTGGCCACCCACCCCGAACGCGGTGATGACGCCGACGACCGCTCGCCCGCGGAAGCCGCGCTCGACATCGCCGCGGCCGTCACCGGAGAGTCCACAAAGGACTGA
- a CDS encoding SDR family NAD(P)-dependent oxidoreductase: MGRIHTDLLRPLPSLVLAHPGERPAVSDGTRSVTYGELAESSARIAGALGVARGERVLLHVGRRVEYVQALLAVVRAAAIGVPVSAGATDAELAAIADDSGAALLLTEARHLDRARELAADRPHLRVLAVENLSGDGAPCDDLGLDEPAWLLYTSGTSGRPKGVLTTQRAVLWTVAACYSPALGLGPDDTVLWPLPVHHAYALSLAMAGTIATGAHTRLADRVDAELLAAYPGCVLGGVPATFAALRHEIHGPVVPPRLSLTAGAVCGPVARAAVRDLFGTPLVDGYGSTETSGKIAIGQPGETGLTPVPGVEIRVDAGEVLVRGPGLMLGYHGQPALGDGWYRTGDAGRFESGKLFLDGRVDDVIVCGGQNVHPAEVEAVLAESPSVRDVLVGKRPDEIVGEVPIAYVVPAGGKLDGAELRRLCRERLSPYKIPVAFHVVDAIPRTPSGKPLRRALTAPVPDDLTGLVRTELAELAGHDLGDDWLDRPFAELGLTSLAGVQLRHRLAEYAGTSLPVSLIYDFPTPRQVIAEIARGTRPAAPVPTAAPADEPIAVIAMACRFPGGVRTPEDLWRLVSDGEDATGDFPADRGWDLDRLYDPDPDRLGTSVTRRGGFLPDAADFDAGFFGISPKEALATDPQQRLLLETTWEAFERAGLDRATLRGSDTGVYVGVMNEDYASRFTSHELEAWLGIGSSHAVASGRIAYTFGLTGPTLTVDTACSSSLVAVHLAVKALRGGECSLAVAGGATVMATPRTFLAFSRQRGLSPDGRCRPYSADADGTAWAEGAGVLLLERLSDARRRGHPVLALVRGSAVNSDGASNGLTAPSGRAQRAVVAAALADAGLAPADVDAVEGHGTATPLGDPIEAEALIAAYGNGREKPLWLGSVKSNIGHTQAAAGVAGVVKMVLALQHGQLPPSRYADNPTPRVDWSSGAVALLADAQPWPAGEQPRRAGVSAFGIGGTNAHVLLEEAPPETSMASPGFPATPWLLSADDEHALRAVAAGLADAPDSVDVAFTLAARPALRHRVLAENREALGAIAAGAVRGRTVRGEPRLAFLFSGQGTQRPGMGRELAAAFPEFAAVFDEVSDELGTSGPDLLSADLTQTEHAQAALFAFQVAQFRLLESWGLRPDVVLGHSAGEIAAAHVAGVLSLPDAAALVTARGRLMAALPPGGAMIAVPVTEAQATAAIDGGPVAIAAVNGERAVVLSGEDAAVTAVAGCLGGGTRLRVGHAFHSPLMDPILVDLREAIAGIRHHRPEIPFVSALTGGRFDPAGGPEHWVRHVRQPVRFAGAVAAAAPGAALEIGPAAVLSRVVDAAVTTTLDGAGVLTALGALHTVGVPVDWRKVFGGSGARIVPLPTYPFRRTRYWLDPLAPTGPGHALLGPPLEAPDSPRIVHGGALHPRAHGWLADHVVGGVPVAPGALFVELALHAGTAAVDELVLEAPLPVEDHDLQVVVDGPKFDAYARPRADQPWRRHATGRLRPPGPPPEPWKTEWPPAAATELDVPVAYERHAYGPAFRAVTRLWRDGDDVFAEIELPPGVGGAFGVHPVLLDAAVHAAALAAPDAEPRMPFLWSGVELYAPRIRHARVHVTAAGPGAVGVTAYGTDGVPLARVDSMVTKPASPAATMLYRPRWVPVAPVPAGEPVTVLEAPAGDVRPATAGALRLLQRRLAEPGRLALVTRNATGPAPDPAAAAVWGLGCSAAAEYPGRLTMVDLDPGATADVPGLVGDGTEPQIAVHGGVPHVFRVARATPSTGRPIDPAGTVLITGGTGALGALVARHLVRAHGVRHLLLVSRSGPAAPGAAELAALGPGVRIVAADAADPARMRRLVETCDPPLTAVVHSAAVVDDGVLSAQSPERLDAVLGPKADAALVLDEVTRELPLTAFVLFSSIAGTFGKAGQANYAAANRFLDALASRRRAAGLPAVSLAWGLWEVGTGLGDRISATAHRRITASGVTGMTAEQGLELFDAALAYTEPVLIPARFTHAPTAVNPRPAPGSRPWPRQPAGSELRDLLRTEVAAVLGHPDPHAIADDRPFPELGFDSLTTLEIRNRVTARAGIDVPATALFDHPTVATLAEYLAARLGAATGSR, from the coding sequence ATGGGGAGAATCCACACCGATCTGCTGCGCCCGTTGCCGTCGCTCGTCCTGGCGCACCCGGGCGAGCGCCCGGCGGTTTCCGACGGAACCCGCTCGGTGACGTACGGCGAGCTGGCGGAATCGAGCGCCCGGATCGCCGGCGCGCTCGGCGTGGCGCGGGGCGAGCGGGTGCTGCTGCACGTCGGCCGCCGGGTCGAATACGTCCAAGCCCTGCTGGCCGTGGTGCGCGCGGCGGCGATCGGGGTGCCGGTGAGCGCCGGCGCGACCGACGCCGAGCTGGCCGCCATCGCCGACGACTCCGGCGCCGCCCTGCTGCTCACCGAAGCCCGGCACCTGGACCGGGCCCGCGAACTGGCGGCGGATCGGCCGCACCTGCGCGTGCTGGCGGTGGAAAACCTGAGCGGGGACGGCGCACCCTGTGACGACCTCGGCCTCGACGAACCCGCCTGGCTGCTCTACACCTCCGGCACGTCCGGCCGGCCGAAAGGCGTGCTGACCACGCAACGGGCGGTGCTGTGGACGGTCGCCGCGTGCTACTCCCCTGCCCTCGGGCTCGGCCCGGACGACACCGTGCTGTGGCCGCTGCCGGTCCACCACGCCTACGCGCTGTCGCTCGCGATGGCCGGGACGATCGCCACCGGCGCGCACACCCGGCTGGCCGACCGCGTCGACGCCGAGCTGCTCGCCGCGTACCCGGGCTGCGTGCTCGGCGGGGTTCCCGCCACGTTTGCCGCCCTGCGCCACGAAATCCACGGTCCGGTGGTGCCGCCACGCCTGTCCCTCACCGCGGGGGCCGTCTGTGGACCGGTCGCGCGGGCCGCCGTGCGCGACCTGTTCGGCACGCCGCTCGTCGACGGCTACGGCAGCACCGAAACGAGCGGGAAGATCGCCATCGGTCAGCCCGGGGAAACCGGGCTGACCCCGGTGCCCGGCGTCGAAATCCGGGTCGACGCGGGCGAGGTCCTCGTCCGCGGGCCCGGGCTGATGCTCGGCTACCACGGGCAGCCCGCCCTCGGCGACGGCTGGTACCGCACCGGCGACGCGGGCCGCTTCGAATCCGGAAAGCTCTTCCTCGACGGCCGGGTCGACGACGTCATCGTCTGCGGCGGCCAGAACGTCCACCCCGCCGAGGTCGAGGCCGTGCTGGCGGAATCGCCGTCGGTGCGGGACGTGCTCGTCGGCAAGCGGCCCGACGAGATCGTCGGCGAGGTCCCGATCGCCTACGTCGTGCCCGCGGGCGGGAAACTCGACGGCGCCGAACTGCGCCGGCTGTGCCGGGAACGCCTTTCGCCGTACAAGATCCCGGTCGCCTTCCACGTCGTCGACGCGATCCCGCGCACGCCGTCGGGCAAACCGCTGCGCCGCGCGCTGACCGCGCCGGTGCCGGACGACCTGACCGGGCTCGTACGAACGGAACTCGCCGAGCTGGCCGGCCATGACCTCGGGGACGACTGGCTGGACCGGCCGTTCGCCGAACTCGGCCTGACGTCGCTGGCCGGCGTGCAGCTGCGGCACCGGCTCGCCGAATACGCGGGCACCTCGCTACCCGTCTCCCTGATCTACGACTTCCCCACACCCCGCCAGGTGATCGCGGAAATCGCCCGCGGCACCCGGCCCGCCGCGCCGGTGCCCACGGCGGCACCGGCCGACGAGCCGATCGCCGTCATCGCGATGGCCTGCCGGTTCCCGGGCGGCGTGCGCACGCCGGAGGACCTGTGGCGGCTGGTCTCCGACGGCGAGGACGCAACCGGCGACTTCCCCGCCGACCGCGGCTGGGACCTCGACCGGCTCTACGACCCGGACCCCGACCGGCTCGGCACGTCGGTCACCCGCCGCGGCGGCTTCCTCCCCGACGCCGCCGACTTCGACGCCGGCTTCTTCGGGATCTCGCCGAAGGAAGCGCTCGCCACCGACCCCCAGCAGCGGCTGCTGCTGGAGACCACCTGGGAGGCGTTCGAACGCGCCGGCCTCGACCGCGCGACCCTGCGGGGCAGCGACACCGGCGTCTACGTCGGGGTGATGAACGAGGACTACGCGAGCCGCTTCACCAGCCACGAACTCGAGGCCTGGCTGGGCATCGGCTCCTCGCACGCGGTCGCGTCGGGCCGGATCGCCTACACGTTCGGGCTGACCGGGCCGACGCTCACCGTCGACACGGCGTGCTCGTCGTCGCTGGTGGCCGTGCACCTGGCGGTGAAAGCCCTGCGCGGCGGCGAATGCTCCCTCGCCGTCGCCGGCGGCGCCACGGTGATGGCCACGCCGAGGACGTTCCTCGCCTTCAGCCGTCAGCGCGGGCTGTCGCCGGACGGGCGCTGCCGGCCGTACTCCGCCGACGCCGACGGCACCGCGTGGGCCGAAGGCGCCGGAGTGCTGCTGCTGGAACGGCTTTCGGACGCCCGGCGGCGCGGCCACCCCGTGCTGGCGCTGGTGCGCGGGTCCGCGGTCAACTCCGACGGCGCCTCGAACGGGCTGACCGCCCCGAGCGGCCGGGCGCAGCGCGCGGTCGTCGCCGCGGCGCTGGCGGACGCCGGGCTGGCCCCGGCGGACGTCGACGCGGTGGAAGGCCACGGCACGGCCACGCCGCTGGGCGACCCGATCGAAGCGGAAGCGCTGATCGCCGCGTATGGCAACGGCCGCGAGAAGCCGTTGTGGCTCGGCTCGGTGAAGTCGAACATCGGGCACACGCAGGCCGCGGCGGGCGTCGCCGGGGTGGTCAAGATGGTGCTCGCGCTGCAGCACGGGCAGCTGCCGCCCTCGCGCTACGCGGACAACCCGACCCCGCGCGTCGATTGGTCGTCGGGCGCCGTGGCGTTGCTCGCGGACGCCCAGCCGTGGCCCGCCGGAGAACAGCCGCGCCGCGCCGGGGTGTCGGCGTTCGGGATCGGCGGCACCAACGCGCACGTGCTGCTGGAGGAAGCCCCGCCGGAGACATCGATGGCCTCGCCCGGGTTCCCGGCCACGCCGTGGCTGCTCAGCGCCGACGACGAACACGCGCTGCGTGCGGTCGCGGCGGGCTTGGCCGACGCACCGGACAGCGTCGACGTCGCCTTCACCCTCGCCGCCCGGCCGGCGCTGCGGCACCGCGTGCTCGCCGAGAACCGGGAGGCACTGGGCGCGATCGCCGCCGGTGCGGTGCGCGGCCGGACGGTCCGCGGCGAACCGCGGCTGGCGTTCCTCTTCTCCGGGCAGGGAACCCAGCGCCCGGGCATGGGCCGCGAGCTGGCCGCCGCCTTCCCGGAGTTCGCCGCCGTGTTCGACGAAGTGAGCGACGAGCTGGGCACCTCGGGCCCCGACCTGCTCTCGGCCGATCTCACGCAGACCGAGCACGCGCAAGCCGCGTTGTTCGCCTTCCAGGTCGCGCAGTTCCGGCTGCTCGAGTCGTGGGGCCTGCGGCCGGACGTCGTGCTCGGGCACTCCGCGGGCGAGATCGCCGCCGCGCACGTCGCCGGTGTGCTGTCCCTGCCGGACGCGGCCGCACTGGTGACCGCGCGAGGACGTCTGATGGCCGCGCTGCCGCCGGGCGGCGCCATGATTGCCGTCCCGGTGACCGAAGCCCAGGCCACCGCGGCGATCGACGGCGGGCCGGTCGCGATCGCGGCCGTCAACGGGGAACGCGCGGTGGTGCTCTCCGGCGAAGATGCGGCGGTCACCGCGGTCGCCGGGTGCCTGGGCGGGGGCACCCGATTGCGCGTCGGCCATGCTTTCCACTCCCCGCTGATGGACCCGATCCTGGTCGACCTGCGGGAAGCGATCGCCGGGATCCGGCACCACCGCCCCGAAATCCCGTTCGTGTCCGCCCTGACCGGCGGGCGGTTCGACCCGGCGGGCGGGCCGGAGCACTGGGTGCGGCACGTCCGGCAGCCGGTGCGGTTCGCCGGCGCCGTCGCGGCCGCCGCGCCCGGAGCCGCGCTCGAAATCGGCCCGGCCGCGGTGCTCAGCCGGGTCGTCGACGCCGCCGTCACCACCACCCTCGACGGCGCGGGCGTGCTCACCGCGCTCGGCGCCCTGCACACCGTGGGCGTCCCGGTCGACTGGCGGAAGGTGTTCGGGGGCAGCGGCGCCCGGATCGTCCCGCTGCCGACGTATCCCTTCCGGCGCACGCGCTACTGGCTGGACCCACTGGCGCCCACCGGGCCGGGCCACGCGCTGCTCGGCCCGCCGCTGGAAGCCCCGGACTCGCCCCGGATCGTGCACGGCGGCGCGCTGCACCCGCGGGCGCACGGCTGGCTGGCCGACCACGTCGTGGGCGGGGTGCCGGTGGCCCCGGGCGCGCTGTTCGTCGAACTCGCGCTGCACGCGGGCACGGCCGCCGTCGACGAGCTCGTCCTGGAGGCCCCGCTGCCCGTCGAAGACCACGACCTGCAGGTCGTCGTCGACGGGCCGAAGTTCGACGCCTACGCCCGGCCGCGCGCCGATCAGCCGTGGCGGCGGCACGCCACCGGACGGCTCCGGCCGCCCGGTCCGCCGCCCGAGCCGTGGAAGACCGAATGGCCGCCGGCGGCCGCGACCGAACTCGACGTCCCCGTGGCTTACGAGCGGCACGCCTACGGACCCGCTTTCCGCGCGGTGACCCGGTTGTGGCGCGACGGCGACGACGTTTTCGCCGAGATCGAGCTCCCGCCGGGGGTGGGCGGCGCGTTCGGGGTGCATCCGGTGCTGCTGGACGCCGCGGTGCACGCGGCGGCGCTCGCGGCCCCGGACGCGGAACCGCGGATGCCGTTCCTGTGGAGCGGCGTCGAGCTGTACGCGCCGCGGATCCGGCACGCACGGGTGCACGTCACCGCCGCGGGGCCGGGCGCGGTCGGAGTCACGGCGTACGGCACCGACGGCGTCCCGCTCGCCCGGGTGGACTCCATGGTCACGAAGCCGGCCAGCCCGGCGGCCACGATGCTGTACCGCCCGCGCTGGGTGCCGGTGGCGCCGGTCCCGGCCGGTGAGCCGGTGACCGTGCTCGAGGCGCCGGCCGGCGACGTCCGCCCGGCGACCGCCGGCGCGTTGCGGCTCCTGCAGCGGCGGCTCGCCGAACCCGGCCGGCTGGCCCTGGTGACGCGCAACGCGACCGGGCCTGCCCCCGACCCGGCCGCCGCGGCGGTCTGGGGCCTCGGCTGTTCGGCGGCCGCGGAGTACCCGGGGCGGCTCACGATGGTCGACCTCGACCCCGGTGCGACCGCCGACGTGCCGGGCCTGGTCGGCGACGGCACCGAACCGCAGATCGCCGTCCACGGCGGCGTGCCCCACGTGTTCCGCGTGGCGCGGGCCACGCCGTCGACCGGACGGCCGATCGATCCGGCCGGCACGGTGCTGATCACCGGCGGCACGGGCGCGCTGGGTGCGCTGGTCGCGCGCCACCTCGTCCGCGCCCACGGCGTCCGGCACCTCCTGCTGGTCAGCCGGAGTGGCCCGGCCGCCCCCGGTGCGGCCGAGCTGGCCGCGCTGGGCCCGGGCGTCCGGATCGTCGCCGCGGATGCCGCCGATCCGGCTCGGATGCGGCGCCTGGTCGAGACGTGCGACCCGCCGCTGACCGCCGTCGTGCACTCGGCCGCTGTGGTCGACGACGGCGTCCTGTCCGCCCAGAGCCCCGAGCGGCTCGACGCGGTGCTGGGCCCGAAGGCGGACGCGGCGCTGGTCCTCGACGAGGTGACGCGCGAGCTGCCGCTGACGGCGTTCGTGCTGTTCTCCTCGATCGCGGGCACCTTCGGCAAAGCGGGCCAGGCCAACTACGCCGCCGCGAACCGGTTCCTGGACGCGCTCGCGTCCCGCCGGCGCGCGGCGGGCCTGCCGGCAGTGTCGCTGGCGTGGGGCCTGTGGGAGGTCGGCACCGGGCTCGGCGACCGGATCTCCGCGACCGCCCACCGCCGGATCACCGCCTCCGGCGTCACGGGAATGACCGCGGAGCAAGGACTCGAGCTGTTCGACGCGGCACTGGCGTACACCGAGCCCGTGCTGATCCCGGCGCGGTTCACCCACGCCCCGACGGCGGTGAACCCGCGCCCCGCGCCGGGTTCCCGCCCTTGGCCCCGGCAGCCGGCCGGTTCCGAACTCCGCGACCTCCTGCGCACGGAGGTGGCCGCGGTGCTCGGTCACCCGGACCCGCACGCGATCGCGGACGACCGGCCGTTCCCGGAGCTGGGCTTCGATTCGCTGACCACGCTGGAGATCCGCAACCGCGTCACGGCCCGCGCGGGCATCGACGTCCCGGCGACGGCGCTGTTCGACCACCCGACGGTGGCCACCCTCGCCGAGTACCTCGCGGCGCGGCTCGGCGCCGCTACCGGATCCCGGTGA
- a CDS encoding SAM-dependent methyltransferase, with translation MTSIRHDGDSWDPASGVGATATLAAVARAVASRENLVDDPFAAPLVRAVGVDLLTRLATGETAPGDLVGRGAIDGAKVRTKFYDDFFLDAANAGVTQAVILASGLDSRAYRLPWPAGTVVFEVDQPRVAGFKTRTLAELGAVPTAERRVAAVDLRDEWADALRDAGFDPGRPTAWSAEGLLGYLPPEAQDRLLDTITGLSAPGSRVATESRPNPRPGEDERTKESLDRISARWREHGFALDHAGLRYFGARNEAAPYLAGLGWTVTGRSVRDLFVAYGLPPLADDGLRMGGVRYITGIR, from the coding sequence ATGACATCCATCAGGCACGACGGCGACAGCTGGGACCCCGCTTCGGGCGTCGGGGCGACCGCCACCCTCGCCGCCGTCGCGCGGGCCGTGGCGAGCCGTGAGAACCTCGTCGACGACCCGTTCGCCGCGCCGCTCGTCCGCGCGGTCGGCGTCGATCTCCTCACCCGGCTGGCGACCGGCGAGACGGCTCCCGGCGACCTCGTCGGGCGGGGTGCGATCGACGGCGCCAAGGTGCGGACCAAGTTCTACGACGACTTCTTCCTCGACGCGGCGAACGCGGGCGTCACCCAGGCCGTCATCCTGGCTTCGGGGCTGGATTCCCGCGCCTACCGGCTGCCCTGGCCGGCCGGGACCGTGGTGTTCGAGGTCGACCAGCCGCGGGTCGCCGGGTTCAAGACCCGGACCTTGGCCGAGCTGGGGGCGGTGCCCACGGCCGAACGGCGGGTGGCCGCGGTGGACCTGCGCGACGAGTGGGCCGACGCGCTGCGTGACGCCGGGTTCGACCCGGGCCGGCCGACGGCGTGGAGTGCCGAAGGCCTCCTGGGCTATCTGCCACCGGAGGCGCAGGACCGGCTGCTGGACACCATCACCGGACTCAGCGCGCCCGGAAGCCGGGTGGCCACCGAGAGCCGGCCGAACCCGCGGCCGGGCGAGGACGAGCGGACGAAAGAGAGCCTGGACCGCATCTCCGCGCGCTGGCGCGAGCACGGTTTCGCACTCGACCACGCGGGACTGCGGTACTTCGGCGCGCGCAACGAAGCCGCCCCCTACCTGGCCGGCCTCGGCTGGACGGTGACCGGGCGCAGCGTCCGGGACCTCTTCGTCGCCTACGGACTGCCGCCCCTGGCGGACGACGGTTTGCGGATGGGCGGCGTCCGCTACATCACCGGGATCCGGTAG
- a CDS encoding TetR/AcrR family transcriptional regulator produces MTARLPRTDARDNRTRILAAARTAFGSAGLDVPVREIARRAEVGPATVYRHFPTKRALVTEAFTDQARVWQSTLARGLADPDPWRGFCSAVETLCALQVRDHGFIEAVKSAYPEALDFGSMRASSLAAAAELIRRAKATGHLRPDVGVNDLILMITAGGGIKADSPAARTAAARRFGTHVISAFQA; encoded by the coding sequence ATGACCGCCCGCTTGCCTCGCACCGACGCCCGCGACAACCGCACCCGCATCCTGGCCGCGGCCCGCACGGCGTTCGGTTCGGCAGGCTTGGACGTCCCGGTCCGCGAGATAGCCCGCCGCGCCGAAGTCGGCCCTGCGACGGTGTACCGCCACTTCCCGACCAAGCGGGCCCTCGTCACGGAGGCGTTCACGGACCAGGCGCGCGTTTGGCAGTCCACGTTGGCCCGGGGCCTCGCCGACCCCGATCCCTGGCGCGGCTTTTGTTCCGCGGTGGAGACGCTGTGCGCGCTGCAGGTGCGTGACCACGGCTTCATCGAGGCGGTCAAATCGGCGTATCCGGAGGCGTTGGATTTCGGGTCGATGCGGGCTTCTTCGCTGGCCGCGGCGGCGGAACTGATCCGGCGGGCGAAGGCCACGGGCCACCTGCGCCCGGACGTCGGCGTGAACGACCTGATCCTGATGATCACGGCGGGCGGCGGCATCAAGGCGGATTCCCCGGCGGCCCGGACCGCCGCGGCCCGGCGGTTCGGCACGCACGTGATCAGCGCGTTCCAGGCTTGA